CCCGCGCTCATGGACCGAGGATCCGGCACGCTGCCGGGGTGCCGGCATCCCCGACGGTCTGGCTTTCGCCACCAAACCCCAGCTCGCCGCCCGGATGGTCGCCCGGGCCCTGGACGCGGGAACACCCGCCCGCTGGGTCGCGGGGGACGAGGTCTACGGCGACAACCCGCACCTTCGGGCGGCCCTGGAAGACCGCCGGACCGGCTATGTCCTGGCCGTGTCCAGTACACACCCCCTCGTCACCCACGCCGGGAAGTTCCAGGCGAAGACCCTCGCCGCGCGGATCCCCGAGCGTGCCTGGCAGCGGCTCTCGGCTGGTGCGGGCGCGAAGGGCGAGCGGTACTACGACTGGGCCGAGGTCGACATCCACGGCCCAACAGGGAGCCTCGGCCACTGGCGCCTGATGGTCCGCCGCAACCGCCGAACCGGCGAGCTCGCCTTCTACCGTTGCTTCTCGCCGCGTCCGGTCCCACTGTCCGCCCTGGTGCGGGTGGCTGGACGGCGCTGGACGGCGGAGGAGACATTCCAGGCGAGCAAGGGCCCGACCGGCCTCGACGAGCACCAGGTCCGCCGCTGGACCTCATGGCACCGGTGGGTCACCCTCGCAATGCTCGCCCACGCTTTCCTCGCCGTCACAGCAGCCGCCGAACGCCGTGACCGCCCAGCCCCTGATGGCCTGATTGCCTTGACCGGCAACGAGATCCAGCACTTGTTCGCGGCGCTGATCAGCCCGGTTCACGACCTCGCGCACCGACTGCGCTGGTCACGGTGGCGACGCCAGCACCAAGCTCGCTCCCGCGACTGCCACTACCGGAGGCAAGCGGCCTCTCAGCCATGAAAGATCACGATCTACGGCTGGAGTACTAGACGAGTAGATCCGAAGTTCGGTCCCGCCAAAGGGTCGAGGGCGTCCAAGATCAGTTTGTGACGACCGACCTGAACACCCTCTTGACCGCACTTTACGTGAAGATCGACGACGAGATCGGAGGAACGCGATGGCTGGGCCGCCCGCCCCTGCTCAGCGACTCTGAACTCGTCTGCCTCGCGGTGGCCCAGGCCCTGCTCGGGTACCACTCCGAGGCCCGCTGGCTGCGCTACGCGCACAAGCGCCTGTCCGGCATGTTCCCGTACCTTCCCCAGCGCGCGGGCTACAACAAGCGACTCCGTTCGGCACTGCCGCTGGTAAAGCGCGTGATCCGGGAACTGGCCCGGGATAGCGACTTCTGGACGGACACGGTGTGGATCACCGACTCCACGCCGGTGCCGTGCGGCATGTCGCGCCCGACCGTCCAGCGTTCGAACATGGCGGGCTGGGCCGGCTACGGCTACTGCGCCTCTCACTCCCGCTTTTTCTGGGGCCTTCGTCTGTATCTCGTGTGCACGCCGGCCGGCATGCCAATCCTGTGGGCGCTGGCGAACCCGAAGCTGGATGAGCGGGAGGTGCTGGCCGCGATGCTCGAAGTCGATGCGGAGCTGGTCGCCCGCCGCGAGGGCATGGTGCTCATCTCGGACAAGGGCTTCGCCTCGAAGACATTCGAGCGTGAACTCGCCGAGCTCGGCGTCGAGTTGCTGCGGCCCTCGTTCAAACGCGAGAAGAAGCGGTTCGGCGAGCCGATGCTCAAGAAGGTCCGCCAGCTGATCGAGTCGGTCAACGACACCCTCAAAGGGCAGCTCGACCTGGAACAACACGGCGGGCGGACCTTCGAGGGCGTCGCGATCCGGGTGGCCCAGCGAGTCCTGGCGATGGCCACCGCCATCTGGCACAACAACCGGACCGGCGCACCCGTCACGCGCTCGCTGATCGCGTTCGACCACTGACGGCATCCGGCAGTGACCGCAGGCAGGCTCTCGCCGAGTCAGAGGACCTCGGCCTGCTCTGGGGTCACGCAGTATTCGTGGTCGCCAACCTGCACGATGTAGCCCTTCGGTGGCTCCAAGGACGTCGTCCACCAGACCCCGGCGACCTCCCCGACAGCTTCCGTCGTCTCGCTCGGTGAGTCCGACTCAGTGCGGATTCGGACGCGGGTTCCGTCGGGCAGGTCGCTGCGATAGCGGGGCGGCATGTCGGGATGGAGTCGTCCCCTGGGGATCAGGAACTCCGGCCGTAGCCCCCAGGGACTGCCGTCCTCGGTCTCCACCGAGTAGATCGGCCCGACGTGGCCGTCGCGCTCGTCCTGCTTGATGACACACCCAACGACCACACCACGGCTGCCCACGATCTCCGGCCCGAGCCAACCCAGACTCGGAACTGGCGGATGCGGCGTCGTCAGTTCCACCAACTCGCCGTAAGCCAGGGTGGCCTGCTCTGGCCAGGGAGTCTCGTCCAGCAGCCACTGTTGCTCGACCGTCATGAGCCCCTCCATTTCATGACCTCGGTGGACCCACCAAACCATAACCGCGAGGTGATTGGCCTGATCGGTCTGGCCGGCCCTTCAACCGCGCGATCATGAGACTTCGGCCACCGTCACATCGGATCTACTCGTCTAGAGCACCGGCGGTGCGTCCACCAGGTTCTCGCCGAGGACGGTCGAGGTGCTCTTGCTGTCCCAGGTCGTGCTGCCGAAGCCGCGCAGGTCGTTGCCGGTGACCCAGGTGCCCGCCGCCGTGGCGCGGATGGCGACGGCGGTCGCGGCCGGGTTGGGCGAGGTGTCGGCGGGCGCCCGGCGGACCGTGTTGCCCTGCACCGACACGTTGGTGGCCGTGCCGTAGACGCGGATGCCGTAGCGGCCGTACAGGCCACCGGCGACCGGCTGGACGCCGGTGACCGAGTTCTGCCGGATCGTCAGGTTGTTGGAGCCCGCCGCGATCCCGTCGTGCGTGCAGTCGGCGATCCGGTTGCCGGTGATCATCGCGCCGTCGGAACCGTCGATGCCGATGCCGTCCCCGTCGATGCCGCCGAGCGAGTTCTCGGAGACGACCGCGCCCGGCGAGTTGAGCAGGTGGATGCCCTGGCAGTTGGTGGCGGTGCCGGCCTGCTTGGTGCCCTGGATCGAGTTGTTCCCGACCACGGCGCCCGGGTACTGGGAGAGTTGGACGGCCGCCTCACCGCTGGTGTTCCGGATCGTGTTGCCGGTGATCACCAGGCCGGTGCGCTGCCGGTCGGCGAAGGAAAGCGCCCGGATGCCGTAGTTGCCCGCGCCCACGATCGTGTTCCCGCTGATCACGGAGTCCTCCCAGTCGGCGGCGCGGATGCCGTCGCTCAGGACGCCCTCGATGTGGTTGCCGATCACCCGGATGCCCCGGTGTGCGACCGCGCCGGCCCCGTGGTCCCCGCACAGCGCGGCGAACGGACCGACCGGGTCGGCCCCGTTCGCGCCGGCCTCCGGGACCCGTACGGTGCAGCCGCTGACCAGGATGTCGACGCAGCCGGTGACCACCTCGGGCGTGTCCAGCGGGAGATTGGGCTCGCCGGTGGCGGAGGTGATCTGCACAGCCTCCTTCATCCACCGGTAGGCGGAGGTGGAGTACATGCCCTCGAAGACGCAGTTCACGATCCGGCCGCGGCGCACCGAGTACAGCTCCACCGCGTGGGCGTCCGGCACCTCCTTGATCACGCAGTCCTGCACCAGGATGCCGTCGGCGTGCGCGAAGCCGATCGCGTCGCTCTGGGTCTGGTAGGTCCGGCCCGCCATGTCCCAGGTGCCGCCGAGCACCGCGATGTCGCCGTCGCCCGTGTACCCGCTGAGCTTCCGGTAGGGCTCCTCGCCCTCCTTCGGCGTCGACCCCTCCGCCGGCTTGGAGACGAAGTTCTTCAGCAGGGCACCGCAGTTGGCGGTCCGTCGGATGTACGCGCCGTACGCGGAGACGGTCATGCC
This genomic interval from Kitasatospora gansuensis contains the following:
- a CDS encoding IS982 family transposase, yielding MTTDLNTLLTALYVKIDDEIGGTRWLGRPPLLSDSELVCLAVAQALLGYHSEARWLRYAHKRLSGMFPYLPQRAGYNKRLRSALPLVKRVIRELARDSDFWTDTVWITDSTPVPCGMSRPTVQRSNMAGWAGYGYCASHSRFFWGLRLYLVCTPAGMPILWALANPKLDEREVLAAMLEVDAELVARREGMVLISDKGFASKTFERELAELGVELLRPSFKREKKRFGEPMLKKVRQLIESVNDTLKGQLDLEQHGGRTFEGVAIRVAQRVLAMATAIWHNNRTGAPVTRSLIAFDH
- a CDS encoding right-handed parallel beta-helix repeat-containing protein yields the protein MLIAAGAALGVVGAVGSGGTAAAAGPGGPVFDVRAYGAVGDGVANDTAAFKAAFTAAAATKRPATVLIPPGTYLVAAGQRLTQGMTVSAYGAYIRRTANCGALLKNFVSKPAEGSTPKEGEEPYRKLSGYTGDGDIAVLGGTWDMAGRTYQTQSDAIGFAHADGILVQDCVIKEVPDAHAVELYSVRRGRIVNCVFEGMYSTSAYRWMKEAVQITSATGEPNLPLDTPEVVTGCVDILVSGCTVRVPEAGANGADPVGPFAALCGDHGAGAVAHRGIRVIGNHIEGVLSDGIRAADWEDSVISGNTIVGAGNYGIRALSFADRQRTGLVITGNTIRNTSGEAAVQLSQYPGAVVGNNSIQGTKQAGTATNCQGIHLLNSPGAVVSENSLGGIDGDGIGIDGSDGAMITGNRIADCTHDGIAAGSNNLTIRQNSVTGVQPVAGGLYGRYGIRVYGTATNVSVQGNTVRRAPADTSPNPAATAVAIRATAAGTWVTGNDLRGFGSTTWDSKSTSTVLGENLVDAPPVL
- a CDS encoding IS701 family transposase — its product is MSRIASRFPRVEPRRRVRQLISGLLSDLPRKNCWTLAEHAGDATPDGMQHLLHRAKWEADAIRDDIRAYVVEHLHDTEAVLVVDETGDLKKGTATVGVQRQYTGTAGRIENAQVAVYLVYSAARGHAAIDRALYVPRSWTEDPARCRGAGIPDGLAFATKPQLAARMVARALDAGTPARWVAGDEVYGDNPHLRAALEDRRTGYVLAVSSTHPLVTHAGKFQAKTLAARIPERAWQRLSAGAGAKGERYYDWAEVDIHGPTGSLGHWRLMVRRNRRTGELAFYRCFSPRPVPLSALVRVAGRRWTAEETFQASKGPTGLDEHQVRRWTSWHRWVTLAMLAHAFLAVTAAAERRDRPAPDGLIALTGNEIQHLFAALISPVHDLAHRLRWSRWRRQHQARSRDCHYRRQAASQP